Below is a window of Geomonas oryzisoli DNA.
GGCCGAGCAAGCGGCCCGTGAGCGGGCACAGTTGGCCGTGGAAAAGGCGCGCCAGGAGCGGGAGGCCGCCGCCGAGAGAAAGCGGCTCGCCGAGCAGACCCTGCAGGAAAAGCGCAAGGTCGAGCAGGAGCGGAAAGCGGCCCAGCGTGCCGAGGCGGAAAGGCTCGCCCGCGAGCGGGAGCAGCAGGAAGCCGAAAAGGCCGAGCAGCGGCGCCAGGCGGCAGCGGAGAAGAAGCGGCTCGCCGAGCAGGCCCTGCAGGAAAAGCGCAAGGTCGAGCAGGAGCGCAAAGCCGCCCAGCGTGCCGAGGCGGAAAGAGTTGTCCGCGAACGGGAGCAGCAGGAAGCGGAGAAGGCCGAACAGCGGCGCCAGGCCGCAGCGGAGAAGAAACGACTCGCCGAGGAGAAGAAAAAGGCGGATCAGGAACGCAAAGCGGCCCAGCGCGCCGAGGCGGAGCGACAGGCGCGCGAGCGCGAACAACTGGCCGCCCTGCAGGCGGAAAAGCGGCGTCAGGCTGCAGCGGAGAAGAAGCGGCAAGCCGAGCAGGCCTTGCAGGATAAACGCAAGGCTGAGCAGGAGCGTAAAGCGGCACAGCGCGCCGAGGCGGATAGGGTGGCGCGCGAACGAGAGCGCCTGGCGGCGGAGAAGGCGGAACAGCAGCGTCAGGCAGCCGCAGAGAAAAAGAGGCTTGCCGAGCAGGCACTGCAGGATAAAAAGAGGGCGGAGCAGGAGCGGGTGGCCGCCCTGAAGGCGCAGCAGGAAAAGCAGGCGCAGGAACGCGCCCAGGCAGCTGCCGCCAAGGCCGAACTGGCTCGTCTGGCGGCGGCCGAGAAGATGAGGGTGGAGCAGGAACAACAGGCGCGTAAGAGAGCCGAGGCCGAGCGCCTTGCCGCACTGCGCGCCCAGGCGGAACAGTTGGCCCGGGAACGGTTGGCCGCGGAGAAGGCGGAGCAGGCCCGTCGTGCCGCCGTAGCGGCAGCCGGGCAACTGCCGGCGCCGGCGAAGCCGGTTGAGGCGAAGAAAGAAACGGTAGGCCCGAGGCCTTCGGAGAAGCCGCCCGAAGAGAAAGGTCTGGTGATCCCCTCCATACACGGCGATCTGAAGCTGATCGTAGCCGGGGGGCACGACGTCAAGCTCACCGTTTCCTTCAAGGAGTACCCCAAGTCGAAAAGGGGGAGGGCGCTGACCCGGACCGAATCCAGGCGTGAGAAAGAGCTGTCGCCCATCGTGGTGAAAACGCCGGAGAAGACCAGGGAAGCGATCATCGAAAAGGCAGGGGAGGGGATCTACACCTTCGCGGTGGAAACCGAAGGCAAAGAGCCGGCGCCTTTAAAGTTAACCCTGAAGGTGTACGAGCAGAGCAAGGCCGCGAAGACGAAGCCGTTGGGAGCCAGGACCATCACCGGCAAGGGAGTAGTGGCCCGCGTGCTCATGCCGGAGGGGATCTTGTGGGAAGACGACGAAGCCTTCACAGGCAGCATGCAGGACAGCGAAGGCATCACCAAGTTCAACGCCGACACCGGCTTGGTCTGGAAAGAGTATGCGCAGTGAGAATCGCGCTTTGCCTTAGGAATTGCCATCAACCACATCCCGTGCCCAAACGTCCCCCTCTTGTTAAAGGGGGGATAGGGGGGATTTGATTTACTCTGCCCCCCTTCTCTTAACGATGAAGAACGCCTTGAACTCCGCCACCTTGGTGTCCCCGTTGAAGATCTCCGCTTCTCCGTGGATCTTGCGTTCATCCTGCGGGATGGCCCGCGCCACGGCGCGTACCGAACCTTCCCTGACCGCGGCAAAAAACTTCAGTTGCAAGTCCACCGTAACGAAGTCGGACCCTTCCGGGAGTATGCTCTTGATCGCCATGGCCACCGCGGTGTCGGCCAGCGACGTGATCGCGCCTCCGTGCATGAGGCCCGCGCCCTGGGCCAGCTTCACTTTGAAGGGCATGCTGAGCACCGCACGTCCGTCCTTCGCCTCCTCGATCTGCATGCCCAGGTAATCCTCGAAAGGAGCGCATGCGATCCATCCCGGCAGCCGGAAATGCGGTGTCGCCGTGGTGATGTCCTCGTCGTAGTTGTACATGTGGTGTCCTCTAACCAGTGAGAATAGGAGTAGCGCATGAAACGGAAAGGAATC
It encodes the following:
- a CDS encoding PaaI family thioesterase → MYNYDEDITTATPHFRLPGWIACAPFEDYLGMQIEEAKDGRAVLSMPFKVKLAQGAGLMHGGAITSLADTAVAMAIKSILPEGSDFVTVDLQLKFFAAVREGSVRAVARAIPQDERKIHGEAEIFNGDTKVAEFKAFFIVKRRGAE